A window of Torulaspora globosa chromosome 8, complete sequence contains these coding sequences:
- the TVP23 gene encoding Tvp23p (ancestral locus Anc_8.216) has translation MEHARTFYETILKSSHPLMLSFHLGAKAAPVIFYMVGSLFLNFTAQFIVVVLLLTGDFYFTKNISGRKLVQLRWWYDPTTENAQTFRFESYKQYPPGPPINPIDAKLFWWSMYLTPAIWTVFALLCVLRLKIFYFLLVAVGMALTGWNAYGFRTCDKWDPNGTSTVESWFQMPAIPGLQNLSRVTAVQSFFQGRS, from the coding sequence ATGGAGCATGCTCGCACTTTTTATGAGACAATTCTGAAGTCAAGCCACCCTTTGATGCTTTCCTTTCATTTGGGGGCTAAAGCAGCCCCTGTCATTTTCTATATGGTGGGCTCATTATTCCTGAATTTTACAGCTCAGTTCATAGTAGTTGTCCTGCTACTCACTGGTGACTTTTATTTTACAAAGAACATTAGCGGTCGAAAGTTGGTTCAATTGCGCTGGTGGTATGATCCCACAACGGAGAATGCACAGACGTTCAGATTCGAGTCGTACAAGCAGTATCCGCCAGGTCCGCCAATAAATCCTATAGACGCCAAATTATTCTGGTGGTCAATGTATCTGACGCCTGCAATATGGACGGTGTTTGCGCTGCTCTGCGTCTTACGCTTGAAAATCTTTTACTTCCTGCTTGTGGCCGTTGGAATGGCCTTAACGGGCTGGAATGCTTACGGATTCAGGACCTGTGATAAGTGGGATCCGAATGGAACCTCTACAGTGGAAAGTTGGTTTCAAATGCCGGCCATCCCAGGTTTGCAAAATTTATCTAGAGTCACTGCTGTCCAATCTTTCTTTCAAGGCCGTTCATGA